In Vitis riparia cultivar Riparia Gloire de Montpellier isolate 1030 chromosome 19, EGFV_Vit.rip_1.0, whole genome shotgun sequence, the following proteins share a genomic window:
- the LOC117908355 gene encoding uncharacterized protein LOC117908355, whose translation MASVILLFLLTLSSPLFFGQTLKPVEAGDKLIESACHTAEVPVVCMQCVKSDERSGKADAVGIANIIIDCLMSHSSYLASNMSNLASNPEHNATKSAYEHCFLHCSDAKTALNSAALELKNGSYDSAELSLREAALYQGTCRYEFVSSNETYVPPNVYYDLKVFDILTVAAFRIIEKL comes from the coding sequence ATGGCTTCTgtaattcttctttttcttctcactCTTTCATCCCCTCTCTTCTTTGGCCAAACACTCAAGCCCGTAGAGGCAGGAGACAAACTAATTGAAAGTGCATGCCACACTGCTGAGGTACCAGTAGTATGCATGCAGTGTGTAAAATCTGACGAGCGTTCGGGGAAAGCCGATGCGGTAGGGATTGCCAACATCATCATCGACTGTTTGATGAGCCACTCTAGCTACTTGGCAAGCAACATGTCGAATTTAGCTTCTAATCCTGAACACAATGCCACAAAATCAGCCTATGAACATTGCTTCCTGCACTGTTCTGATGCAAAGACGGCGCTCAATTCAGCAGCTTTGGAGCTAAAGAATGGCAGCTATGATAGCGCTGAACTGTCCTTGCGCGAAGCAGCGCTATATCAAGGCACATGCCGATATGAGTTTGTGAGTTCAAACGAGACTTATGTGCCGCCTAATGTTTACTATGATCTGAAGGTCTTTGATATACTAACTGTGGCTGCCTTCAGAATTATAGAGAAACTCTGA
- the LOC117908730 gene encoding probable potassium transporter 13 isoform X3, which translates to MGLLNASYAARENISSCDSQISTEETRTSLLLKEFFQKHRSSRIVLLLVVLLGTSMVIGDGILTPTMSVLSAVIGIKVQVKELHEDHAVIIACVILVGLFALQHFGTHKVGFLFAPILIAWLLCISGIGIYNIIHWNPHVIRAISPHYIYNFFRETGKVGWSSLGAIVLCITGAEAMFADLGHFSKLSVRIAFTAIVYPCLILAYMGEAAYLSQNHKDVEHSFHKAIPSKIYELMFWPVFIIATLATVVGSQAIISATFSIISQCRALRCFPRVKIVHTSSQVHGQIYIPEVNWILMGLCIAVAIGFRDISMIGHAYGLAVITVMFVTTCLMFLIISTVWKQNIMAASMFIVIFGSVELLYFSACIAKVQRGGWLPILFSLVFMSLMSIWQYGTSKKHQFELENKVCLKSLFSLGPSLGISRVPGIGLIYTNLESGVPPMFTHFVTNFPAFHRILIFVTLQSLMFPKVPPSERFLVSRIGSSEFYLYRCVVRYGYKDVRDSYDFETKLIEKVAAFLQGEELVVMEQPMEKAVATGNGAGVGSGKRRKVQFQCVELNEEVKELMEARESGVAYMIGNPSIIANEVSSPVKKFVINVVYGFLRRNCRLPAIALGIPHTSLVEVGMVYHV; encoded by the exons ATGGGCCTACTGAACGCTTCCTATGCTGCACGAGAAAATATTTCTTCTTGTGACTCTCAAATTTCAACAGAGGAGACAAGAACTAGTTTACTTCTAAAGGAATTTTTTCAGAAGCATCGAAGTTCACGTATTGTGCTGCTGCTAGTCGTTCTCCTTGGCACAAGCATGGTTATTGGTGATGGAATCCTCACCCCAACAATGTCGG TCCTCTCTGCAGTTATTGGAATTAAAGTGCAGGTTAAGGAGTTGCATGAGG ATCATGCTGTCATTATTGCCTGCGTGATCTTGGTGGGACTTTTTGCTCTTCAGCATTTTGGGACACACAAAGTTGGGTTTCTTTTCGCTCCAATTCTGATAGCTTGGCTGCTCTGCATCAGTGGCATAGGCATCTACAACATTATTCACTGGAATCCTCATGTTATCCGTGCTATATCACCACACTATATCTATAACTTTTTTAGGGAAACTGGAAAAGTTGGGTGGAGTTCGCTTGGTGCCATTGTTCTTTGCATTACAG GTGCTGAAGCTATGTTTGCTGATCTAGGCCATTTCTCCAAACTCTCAGTCAGG ATTGCATTTACAGCCATTGTTTATCCTTGCTTAATTCTGGCATACATGGGTGAAGCTGCTTACTTGTCCCAAAACCACAAGGATGTTGAACATAGCTTCCACAAGGCTATCCCTAGTAAGATTTATG AGCTGATGTTTTGGCCAGTATTTATCATAGCAACTCTTGCAACTGTTGTGGGAAGCCAAGCAATAATTTCAGCTACCTTCTCGATTATTAGCCAGTGTAGGGCACTGAGATGCTTCCCACGGGTGAAAATAGTTCACACTTCAAGCCAAGTGCACGGACAAATTTACATACCAGAGGTGAACTGGATTTTGATGGGATTGTGTATTGCTGTTGCTATCGGTTTTAGAGACATTTCCATGATTGGCCATGCATATG GTCTTGCTGTGATCACTGTAATGTTTGTCACAACTTGTTTGATGTTTCTCATTATTAGTACGGTTTGGAAGCAAAACATTATGGCAGCATCCATGTTTATAGTCATATTTGGATCTGTGGAGCTACTATATTTCTCGGCATGCATTGCTAAAGTGCAAAGAGGAGGCTGGCTTCCCATCCTCTTCTCTTTAGTCTTCATGTCTCTGATGTCTATCTGGCAGTATGGGACTTCAAAGAAACACCAATTTGAGCTAGAGAACAAGGTATGCTTGAAGAGCCTCTTCAGCCTTGGTCCAAGCCTAGGCATAAGTAGAGTTCCTGGAATAGGCCTAATTTATACCAATCTAGAGTCAGGGGTCCCTCCCATGTTTACCCATTTTGTCACAAACTTTCCTGCTTTCCACCGGATCCTCATCTTTGTGACGCTCCAGTCATTGATGTTTCCAAAAGTTCCACCTAGTGAGCGTTTCCTTGTTAGCCGGATTGGCTCATCAGAGTTCTACTTGTATCGCTGTGTTGTGAG ATACGGATACAAGGATGTGAGGGACAGCTATGACTTTGAGACTAAGCTGATCGAGAAAGTGGCAGCATTCTTGCAAGGTGAAGAACTGGTAGTCATGGAGCAGCCGATGGAGAAAGCAGTGGCAACGGGAAATGGGGCTGGTGTTGGTTCTGGCAAGAGGAGAAAGGTGCAGTTCCAATGTGTGGAATTGAATGAGGAAGTGAAGGAACTCATGGAGGCAAGGGAATCTGGTGTGGCATACATGATTGGAAATCCATCTATAATTGCTAATGAGGTGTCATCCCCAGTGaagaagtttgtcatcaacgtTGTCTATGGCTTTCTCCGACGTAATTGCCGCCTACCTGCCATTGCTCTTGGGATTCCACACACCTCCCTGGTTGAAGTGGGCATGGTCTATCACGTCTGA
- the LOC117908730 gene encoding probable potassium transporter 13 isoform X1: protein MDTEMGSVNQESRLKFYKTTLCLAYQSLGVVYGDLSISPIYVYQTTFSGGMRLYENNHEILGVLSLVIWTLTIIPLFKYVIFVLGADDNGEGGTFALYSLLCRHSKMGLLNASYAARENISSCDSQISTEETRTSLLLKEFFQKHRSSRIVLLLVVLLGTSMVIGDGILTPTMSVLSAVIGIKVQVKELHEDHAVIIACVILVGLFALQHFGTHKVGFLFAPILIAWLLCISGIGIYNIIHWNPHVIRAISPHYIYNFFRETGKVGWSSLGAIVLCITGAEAMFADLGHFSKLSVRIAFTAIVYPCLILAYMGEAAYLSQNHKDVEHSFHKAIPSKIYELMFWPVFIIATLATVVGSQAIISATFSIISQCRALRCFPRVKIVHTSSQVHGQIYIPEVNWILMGLCIAVAIGFRDISMIGHAYGLAVITVMFVTTCLMFLIISTVWKQNIMAASMFIVIFGSVELLYFSACIAKVQRGGWLPILFSLVFMSLMSIWQYGTSKKHQFELENKVCLKSLFSLGPSLGISRVPGIGLIYTNLESGVPPMFTHFVTNFPAFHRILIFVTLQSLMFPKVPPSERFLVSRIGSSEFYLYRCVVRYGYKDVRDSYDFETKLIEKVAAFLQGEELVVMEQPMEKAVATGNGAGVGSGKRRKVQFQCVELNEEVKELMEARESGVAYMIGNPSIIANEVSSPVKKFVINVVYGFLRRNCRLPAIALGIPHTSLVEVGMVYHV, encoded by the exons ATGGATACTGAAATGGGTTCTGTTAACCAGGAGTCTCGACTG AAATTCTACAAGACAACTCTATGTCTAGCCTATCAGAGCCTCGGGGTTGTTTATGGGGACTTGAGCATTTCCCCAATATACGTCTACCAGACCACATTCTCAGGGGGGATGAGACTTTATGAAAACAACCATGAGATTCTCGGGGTACTCTCTTTGGTTATCTGGACTTTGACTATTATCCCTCTCTTCAAATATGTTATATTTGTATTAGGAGCTGATGACAATGGTGAAG GTGGAACCTTTGCATTATATTCACTGCTATGTCGACACTCAAAGATGGGCCTACTGAACGCTTCCTATGCTGCACGAGAAAATATTTCTTCTTGTGACTCTCAAATTTCAACAGAGGAGACAAGAACTAGTTTACTTCTAAAGGAATTTTTTCAGAAGCATCGAAGTTCACGTATTGTGCTGCTGCTAGTCGTTCTCCTTGGCACAAGCATGGTTATTGGTGATGGAATCCTCACCCCAACAATGTCGG TCCTCTCTGCAGTTATTGGAATTAAAGTGCAGGTTAAGGAGTTGCATGAGG ATCATGCTGTCATTATTGCCTGCGTGATCTTGGTGGGACTTTTTGCTCTTCAGCATTTTGGGACACACAAAGTTGGGTTTCTTTTCGCTCCAATTCTGATAGCTTGGCTGCTCTGCATCAGTGGCATAGGCATCTACAACATTATTCACTGGAATCCTCATGTTATCCGTGCTATATCACCACACTATATCTATAACTTTTTTAGGGAAACTGGAAAAGTTGGGTGGAGTTCGCTTGGTGCCATTGTTCTTTGCATTACAG GTGCTGAAGCTATGTTTGCTGATCTAGGCCATTTCTCCAAACTCTCAGTCAGG ATTGCATTTACAGCCATTGTTTATCCTTGCTTAATTCTGGCATACATGGGTGAAGCTGCTTACTTGTCCCAAAACCACAAGGATGTTGAACATAGCTTCCACAAGGCTATCCCTAGTAAGATTTATG AGCTGATGTTTTGGCCAGTATTTATCATAGCAACTCTTGCAACTGTTGTGGGAAGCCAAGCAATAATTTCAGCTACCTTCTCGATTATTAGCCAGTGTAGGGCACTGAGATGCTTCCCACGGGTGAAAATAGTTCACACTTCAAGCCAAGTGCACGGACAAATTTACATACCAGAGGTGAACTGGATTTTGATGGGATTGTGTATTGCTGTTGCTATCGGTTTTAGAGACATTTCCATGATTGGCCATGCATATG GTCTTGCTGTGATCACTGTAATGTTTGTCACAACTTGTTTGATGTTTCTCATTATTAGTACGGTTTGGAAGCAAAACATTATGGCAGCATCCATGTTTATAGTCATATTTGGATCTGTGGAGCTACTATATTTCTCGGCATGCATTGCTAAAGTGCAAAGAGGAGGCTGGCTTCCCATCCTCTTCTCTTTAGTCTTCATGTCTCTGATGTCTATCTGGCAGTATGGGACTTCAAAGAAACACCAATTTGAGCTAGAGAACAAGGTATGCTTGAAGAGCCTCTTCAGCCTTGGTCCAAGCCTAGGCATAAGTAGAGTTCCTGGAATAGGCCTAATTTATACCAATCTAGAGTCAGGGGTCCCTCCCATGTTTACCCATTTTGTCACAAACTTTCCTGCTTTCCACCGGATCCTCATCTTTGTGACGCTCCAGTCATTGATGTTTCCAAAAGTTCCACCTAGTGAGCGTTTCCTTGTTAGCCGGATTGGCTCATCAGAGTTCTACTTGTATCGCTGTGTTGTGAG ATACGGATACAAGGATGTGAGGGACAGCTATGACTTTGAGACTAAGCTGATCGAGAAAGTGGCAGCATTCTTGCAAGGTGAAGAACTGGTAGTCATGGAGCAGCCGATGGAGAAAGCAGTGGCAACGGGAAATGGGGCTGGTGTTGGTTCTGGCAAGAGGAGAAAGGTGCAGTTCCAATGTGTGGAATTGAATGAGGAAGTGAAGGAACTCATGGAGGCAAGGGAATCTGGTGTGGCATACATGATTGGAAATCCATCTATAATTGCTAATGAGGTGTCATCCCCAGTGaagaagtttgtcatcaacgtTGTCTATGGCTTTCTCCGACGTAATTGCCGCCTACCTGCCATTGCTCTTGGGATTCCACACACCTCCCTGGTTGAAGTGGGCATGGTCTATCACGTCTGA
- the LOC117908730 gene encoding probable potassium transporter 13 isoform X2, which yields MDTEMGSVNQESRLKFYKTTLCLAYQSLGVVYGDLSISPIYVYQTTFSGGMRLYENNHEILGVLSLVIWTLTIIPLFKYVIFVLGADDNGEGGTFALYSLLCRHSKMGLLNASYAARENISSCDSQISTEETRTSLLLKEFFQKHRSSRIVLLLVVLLGTSMVIGDGILTPTMSVLSAVIGIKVQVKELHEDHAVIIACVILVGLFALQHFGTHKVGFLFAPILIAWLLCISGIGIYNIIHWNPHVIRAISPHYIYNFFRETGKVGWSSLGAIVLCITGAEAMFADLGHFSKLSVRIAFTAIVYPCLILAYMGEAAYLSQNHKDVEHSFHKAIPKLMFWPVFIIATLATVVGSQAIISATFSIISQCRALRCFPRVKIVHTSSQVHGQIYIPEVNWILMGLCIAVAIGFRDISMIGHAYGLAVITVMFVTTCLMFLIISTVWKQNIMAASMFIVIFGSVELLYFSACIAKVQRGGWLPILFSLVFMSLMSIWQYGTSKKHQFELENKVCLKSLFSLGPSLGISRVPGIGLIYTNLESGVPPMFTHFVTNFPAFHRILIFVTLQSLMFPKVPPSERFLVSRIGSSEFYLYRCVVRYGYKDVRDSYDFETKLIEKVAAFLQGEELVVMEQPMEKAVATGNGAGVGSGKRRKVQFQCVELNEEVKELMEARESGVAYMIGNPSIIANEVSSPVKKFVINVVYGFLRRNCRLPAIALGIPHTSLVEVGMVYHV from the exons ATGGATACTGAAATGGGTTCTGTTAACCAGGAGTCTCGACTG AAATTCTACAAGACAACTCTATGTCTAGCCTATCAGAGCCTCGGGGTTGTTTATGGGGACTTGAGCATTTCCCCAATATACGTCTACCAGACCACATTCTCAGGGGGGATGAGACTTTATGAAAACAACCATGAGATTCTCGGGGTACTCTCTTTGGTTATCTGGACTTTGACTATTATCCCTCTCTTCAAATATGTTATATTTGTATTAGGAGCTGATGACAATGGTGAAG GTGGAACCTTTGCATTATATTCACTGCTATGTCGACACTCAAAGATGGGCCTACTGAACGCTTCCTATGCTGCACGAGAAAATATTTCTTCTTGTGACTCTCAAATTTCAACAGAGGAGACAAGAACTAGTTTACTTCTAAAGGAATTTTTTCAGAAGCATCGAAGTTCACGTATTGTGCTGCTGCTAGTCGTTCTCCTTGGCACAAGCATGGTTATTGGTGATGGAATCCTCACCCCAACAATGTCGG TCCTCTCTGCAGTTATTGGAATTAAAGTGCAGGTTAAGGAGTTGCATGAGG ATCATGCTGTCATTATTGCCTGCGTGATCTTGGTGGGACTTTTTGCTCTTCAGCATTTTGGGACACACAAAGTTGGGTTTCTTTTCGCTCCAATTCTGATAGCTTGGCTGCTCTGCATCAGTGGCATAGGCATCTACAACATTATTCACTGGAATCCTCATGTTATCCGTGCTATATCACCACACTATATCTATAACTTTTTTAGGGAAACTGGAAAAGTTGGGTGGAGTTCGCTTGGTGCCATTGTTCTTTGCATTACAG GTGCTGAAGCTATGTTTGCTGATCTAGGCCATTTCTCCAAACTCTCAGTCAGG ATTGCATTTACAGCCATTGTTTATCCTTGCTTAATTCTGGCATACATGGGTGAAGCTGCTTACTTGTCCCAAAACCACAAGGATGTTGAACATAGCTTCCACAAGGCTATCCCTA AGCTGATGTTTTGGCCAGTATTTATCATAGCAACTCTTGCAACTGTTGTGGGAAGCCAAGCAATAATTTCAGCTACCTTCTCGATTATTAGCCAGTGTAGGGCACTGAGATGCTTCCCACGGGTGAAAATAGTTCACACTTCAAGCCAAGTGCACGGACAAATTTACATACCAGAGGTGAACTGGATTTTGATGGGATTGTGTATTGCTGTTGCTATCGGTTTTAGAGACATTTCCATGATTGGCCATGCATATG GTCTTGCTGTGATCACTGTAATGTTTGTCACAACTTGTTTGATGTTTCTCATTATTAGTACGGTTTGGAAGCAAAACATTATGGCAGCATCCATGTTTATAGTCATATTTGGATCTGTGGAGCTACTATATTTCTCGGCATGCATTGCTAAAGTGCAAAGAGGAGGCTGGCTTCCCATCCTCTTCTCTTTAGTCTTCATGTCTCTGATGTCTATCTGGCAGTATGGGACTTCAAAGAAACACCAATTTGAGCTAGAGAACAAGGTATGCTTGAAGAGCCTCTTCAGCCTTGGTCCAAGCCTAGGCATAAGTAGAGTTCCTGGAATAGGCCTAATTTATACCAATCTAGAGTCAGGGGTCCCTCCCATGTTTACCCATTTTGTCACAAACTTTCCTGCTTTCCACCGGATCCTCATCTTTGTGACGCTCCAGTCATTGATGTTTCCAAAAGTTCCACCTAGTGAGCGTTTCCTTGTTAGCCGGATTGGCTCATCAGAGTTCTACTTGTATCGCTGTGTTGTGAG ATACGGATACAAGGATGTGAGGGACAGCTATGACTTTGAGACTAAGCTGATCGAGAAAGTGGCAGCATTCTTGCAAGGTGAAGAACTGGTAGTCATGGAGCAGCCGATGGAGAAAGCAGTGGCAACGGGAAATGGGGCTGGTGTTGGTTCTGGCAAGAGGAGAAAGGTGCAGTTCCAATGTGTGGAATTGAATGAGGAAGTGAAGGAACTCATGGAGGCAAGGGAATCTGGTGTGGCATACATGATTGGAAATCCATCTATAATTGCTAATGAGGTGTCATCCCCAGTGaagaagtttgtcatcaacgtTGTCTATGGCTTTCTCCGACGTAATTGCCGCCTACCTGCCATTGCTCTTGGGATTCCACACACCTCCCTGGTTGAAGTGGGCATGGTCTATCACGTCTGA